In Paenibacillus algicola, a genomic segment contains:
- the spoIIIAC gene encoding stage III sporulation protein AC: MNIEVNAIFQIAGIGIIIAMIHTVLKQMGKEDMAHWVTLIGFVVVLFMVVRLLDDLLQEIRTIFLFQ; encoded by the coding sequence ATGAACATAGAAGTGAACGCCATTTTCCAGATTGCCGGGATTGGCATTATTATTGCCATGATTCATACCGTCCTGAAGCAGATGGGAAAAGAGGATATGGCACACTGGGTAACATTGATTGGATTCGTCGTTGTTTTGTTTATGGTGGTTCGGCTGCTGGATGATCTGCTTCAGGAAATCCGAACGATATTTTTGTTTCAGTAA
- the spoIIIAD gene encoding stage III sporulation protein AD codes for MDMIQIVGIGLISTILILIIKEQKPLFAFLLTVTTSVVIFLFLAGKIGTVITMLEDLAERSGVQIIYLKTVLKIIGIAYIAEMGAQVVRDAGQESIASKIEMAGKVLILVLAVPIIGIIIETVLKLLPA; via the coding sequence ATGGATATGATACAAATTGTCGGTATCGGACTGATCTCCACCATACTGATCCTGATCATCAAAGAACAGAAGCCGCTATTTGCTTTTCTGCTTACAGTAACCACAAGCGTTGTTATCTTTTTGTTTCTGGCGGGCAAGATCGGGACGGTCATCACCATGCTGGAGGATCTCGCAGAGAGATCCGGCGTGCAGATCATCTACCTGAAGACAGTCCTGAAAATTATCGGTATTGCCTACATTGCTGAAATGGGAGCTCAGGTCGTCCGGGATGCCGGTCAGGAATCCATCGCCTCCAAGATTGAAATGGCCGGAAAGGTGCTGATTCTGGTTCTGGCGGTGCCAATCATCGGCATCATTATTGAAACGGTACTGAAGCTGCTGCCGGCTTGA